The Prionailurus bengalensis isolate Pbe53 chromosome D3, Fcat_Pben_1.1_paternal_pri, whole genome shotgun sequence DNA window AAGTTTCGCTAGTCGCTTCCAGTGACAGTGGGTGAGACAGTGATTTGGAAGCACCTTCTCACGCAAAGAATCGGTGCTGAGTTTGTTTCCCCTTCCAGCAAGCTTTGGGGAAGAGAGCTGCAGAAGGAAACAGGGCAGTAAGGCCTGCCGCTGCTCTATCAAGGTCCCGGTAAGACCTCGCTCTCTGGAGCCTTGGTTTCCCCTCTGTCCCGGGACCGTCTCTGAGGCCCCGCCTACCTCTGGCAGCCGGTGTGACTGACGGGGCTTGGCTCCAATCAGGGCCCGAACAGCGAACCACCGGGCGAGGAGCCCTGAGGATGATGCTCTGCTGACGCCTGGTGGCTGGTTGCGGGAGTGCGCCTGGAGGGCCTCCCTGCGGAGATCTGAGCGAAGGTAGGTCTAGCTATGCATGGaggtgttgggggcggggagagggaccCACAGAGCACAGTCCTCAgttgacagagacagaaggagggaggcagatgaAGGGGAGGGATAGGAAAGGAAGGAGATAGAAataaacagagagaaacagagagacggagagagatcaagaaggaggcagagatacCAGCAAAGATAAAGATGagtcctgagagagacagaaggaggtagaaagagatagagagagaggcaggggaacacaaagaaaaataagacaaaaaatagaGACACAATCGCAGCAATGTGGGGGAAGAGTGACCGCACCGGCCATCTTGCCCAGCCTTGTTCTTTCACTGGGGAGGATGATCATGGGCTGAGAAAGTGCCTCACGCATGGTCATGTGGATCCCAGCTACCTGCTCAGCCTTGCCAAAGCCCATTCTTAATGTCTTCTTTCCCTTGGTGGAGTATGTTTTGTAAATATGGCCACCGTAATAGATCTCATCCCGTGCATTTACCTTCCTCTCGTTGACAGGTGGGGCCTTTGTCTTCTCCCTTCAGCCTGGGTCCACGTATgagaccccctccccccttccaatAGAGTATGGAGGAAGTGATGccgtgtgacttctgaggctaagTTGTACAAATGCCATGAAGCTTCCAGCTTTCTCTCGGAATACTTGCTCCGGAATCCAGCTacctgctggggggtgggggtgggaaacaaGGCAGCTGTATGGAGTGTCCACGTATGGGAGGTGTCTGCCCTGAGAGTCATAGCTGAGGCCCAGCCAACAGTCAGCACCAGTGCCCAGCCGTGGGACTCACCCCCACCCTTTGAGCCATCCGAGATGACTCCATTTGGAGCAGAGATGAGCTGTTCCCACTGGGTCCTGCCCAAATTACACATGTGCGCAAAACAAATGATTGTGGGAGTTTTACCACTAAGTTTAGGTCGGTTGGCATGTAGGAACAGACGAATGGAAACCCTTTTGGTGACACCTACCACACACATTATCATCctcaccatcaccaacatcatcCAATCTTTCAGGACTTTCTGCTTAGCCAACCTTCAATGTTCCCACACCCTGAAGTGCCCACTGTACCCAGAACACTGGAACGTACCATGCTGTTTCTTGCATCCCTGACTTCACCTCACCtactctgttccctctgccacaGTTGTTCTCCCCAAGATTCACCTGCAAAATGCTAACTCTTCTTTCAACCTCCCCACTTCTTTGGGAGGTCTGATGCCCCAGGAAGCGCCCCTGCCTTCTCTTGGTGTCCTTGGCCCTTTCTTCTTGCCATCACCGTTATTAGTGTCCTAGGGATGCCATCACAAAGTACCCCAAACagagtggtttaaacaacagaaatttattctccacGGTTCTTTATGCTGGCAGTCCAAGGTCAAGTGTCAGCAGCGTTGGCTCCCCCTGGAGGCATGGGAGGGAGGCTCTGTTCCATGCTTCTCTCTTAGATTCTGGTGGTTTCCAGGTGGTCTGGATGTGGCTTGGCTTCTGCAGCATCACCCCAATTTCTGCCTGCATCTCCACACGGTGTTCTCcatgtatgcacgtgtgtgtttcTGGCGTCGAATCTCCCCCTTTTCATAAAGACACCCGCTGTATTGGATTAAGGATCCGCCCTATCcactatgacctcatttaaatgacctcatctaaatcatttttttaaatatatgaaacttattgtcaaattagtttccatacaacacccagtgctcatcccaaaagatgccctcctcaatacccatcacccaccctcccctccgtcccaccccccatcaaccctcagtttgttctcagtttttaagagtctcttatgctttggctctctctcccactctaacctctcttttttttttcttcccctcccccatgggtttctgttaagtttctcaggatccacatcagagtgaaaacatatggtatctgtctttctctgtatggcttatttcacttagcatcacactctccagttccatccatgttgctacaaagggccagatttcattctttctcattgccacatagtactccattgtgtatataaaccatgacctcatctaaatctaACTACTCACATCTGTAATGgccatatttccaaataaggtcacatcctgaGATCCTGAGGGGTTAGGACATCAACACGtgaattttttgggggggagcaATTCAACCCATCTTAATCCCTGTGTTTTTATTGCCTGACTATTACAATTTCTCCAGAGTGGGAGCTTCCTGAGAGCAAGGGTTCTGTCTTACTTACCTTGTATCCCCTACGCTGCCCAGTTCCAGGAAGAAAATGACACTCAAGAAAATGGGTTGactgaagaatgaatgagcaaatggaaATTAGTAACATTAGCTGAACACTGATTAGTTGCCACCTCCATGGCAATTATTTTATCCACTTTAGCTCATTCAACAAAGTTTTCTATGTTTCCAGATTTTAGGGGATGACTTTACATGGAGGCATACAAGGGcaagaatatctaaaatatttctgaaacaggagcctgggtggctcggttgagcatccagcttcgggcaggtcatgatctcatggcttttgggttcgagccccacatcaggctctgtgctgacggctcagaacctgcagcctgcttcagattctgtgtctccctctctatgcccctcccctgctcacatgcacgctctctctctctctctctctctcaaaaataaataacattaaaaaaaattttaatatttctgaataaGAAGAATGGTCCGAGATGTATGACTACAAAGCAGTAGTTACTGACACAATGTGGTCAAACTACAGGAACATACAAATTgactaaaggaagagaaaagagaccccattggggcacttgggtggttcagttggttgagtgtccaactcttgatttgggctcaggtcatgatctcattgttcgtgggatcaagccctgagtcagcacagaacctgcttgagattctctctctctcctctctctctgtctctctctctccctccctccctccctccctccacacattctcaaagaaagaaagaaagagaaaacaaggaaaagaaagaaagaaaaggaaaaggaaggaagaaagaaaaagaaagaaagaaaacaagggaaagaaagaaggaaagaaagaaagaaaagaaggaaggaaggaaggaaggaaggaaggaagaaagaatgaagacaaggaaaaggaagaaaagaaagaaagaaagaaagaaagaaaggggaggtcCCATCAATAGACTCCATACACACATGCCAATCAAATATGTGACAGGGTAGTATTTGCTCCACTGTGGGGAAATGGACTTCTTAACAAAAATGATTCCAGGACAAAAGGGAGatccagaaagaaatgagatCCCTACCAcacgccatacacaaaaatcgGCTCCAGAAGGATCGAGAACTTCCATGTGAAAAGCACAACTTGaacacttttaggaaaaaaaaaatatcttgggaAATATATTTGTGACCTGGGGTAAGaaagaatttcttaaagaaaacgTAGAATGTACAAACCGTAAAGGAACAGATGGATGTTGTgctacatcaaaatttaaaaccgCTTACGTCGAAAGAGACCAAATACGGGCacctggggctcagttggttaagtttccgactggctcaggtcatgatctcgcggtctgtgagttcaagccccgtgtcgggctctgtgctcacagtcagagcctggagcctgtttcagattctgtgtctccctctctctgcccctcccctgctcatcctctgtctgtctctctctctctcaaaaatataaacactaaaacaaaggAGACCAAATACAAAGTGAAGAGAATCTGTGCCCTGGGAACAGACATTTGCACTGCAGGCAGCCAGCAAATGATCCCCGTTTATACAGAGAGGGCCTGGGTtagctcatttcatcctcactGGACCCAGTGAGGGAGGCACTGTTTCTTCCCCCATTCTTTCCAGGTAGACCCATGGAGGGGCTGAGAGGTAGAATGATGTGTCTGAGTCCCCGTCACTGGCCGGGGCTCCAGAACAGCCGTTAGAATCCAGACCGAATCATCCAAATAGCGAACAGAGGGACAAATGAGCACACAAACGCACAAACAGGTAATTATGACCTCTCTCCGGGACCGGGAGGGATTGCTGGGTTGTGGGTCCCTCTGGCGGATGGAAGAAAAGGGCCAGGCTCAAGGGGGATAACACGCTAATGGGGAGATGGCCGGCAGTGGATGCACCTTTAAGGCCTGGAGCCACCTTCACCTGCACTCCGACCTTGAGGGAACTCAGCAGCCacgtgggagggagccaggaggtCAGCCGAGCCAGCCGCTCACGCTCACGCGGCAAAGGTGGTGGCGAACCAGGCGAAGAAGCAGAGGTTCAGAGGGTTTGGACAACAGGCGCAAGACCACACAGCGAAGTAGCTGCAGAGTTGTGAGTCTCGGCGAAGGCTCTGCTGTCGTGCCCCAGCCCAGACATTTTCTGGTTCTCTCGGTCTCGgggtctctcgctctctctctcacgcacaaAGGCAcgtccgcccgcccgcccgcagcACCCAGCTCCCGCTGGAGACGAAAGGCAATGCAACGCACAAATTGCAAGTCACACTTTATTCACTCGCCAGGGGGTGCGGGGGGATTCTGGGCAGCAGACCTAGCCCCTGGGAAGGAGGAACAGGGGAGCACTAGTTGGAGGGGTGGAAGGCGCCCCGTTGGTGCCACTGCATGTCGCGGATGCGGCGCACGGACTGCACCTGTGGGTGGGGAGCCCCAAAGTCACCGCTGTCCTTGTAGTCTCCCTTCTCCAGCAGGTACTGCAGCCCGCGGTAGCCAGGGTACTGGTAGCCGACCCACCTGTGGGGCGGAGGGGAAGCagacgaagagagagagaaggaaagcagccTTAGGCCGTGAGGAAGGGTGGGTTTCCCGTTCATTTCACACTTCCTGATTGTCGAGCAGGAACGCCACCCTTCCGGCCTCCGGCCTCCGGCCTCTGCTTGCTTCCTTCTCTTGGTGGGGAGATCACTATCTCCTAAAGCAACTTTTGGCTGAAGGCCTGCTACTAGGGAAAGGTGACCTCAAGCCCACTTCAGCCTACAAGAACGCAGGTCTCTTAACTGTCTCTGTCCACCCTCATCCCAACCCCATGCCTGGCTGCAAGGCCAAACGAGAGAGGAGGCTAGGTCCCAGGGCCCCTCCATTATCCCTTCATCATTTGAAGTCAGCACCGTTTAGGGGGGATCCTCCACTCTTTTGAGCACCTAATGAAAGTTAcagtttctccccctccccccgccccacacacaaaATGTCACAAAGCCCTGGCCTACAAGGACCTGCCAGGACAACCCTTGCATATACCTGCAGCTCTCCCTCGTGGTCTTGTGCACTATATCTCTGCGCACCCATCACTTTAACCTTTGGAGAGTCCCTCCAACTCACCAGGCTCCTccaaccccagggcctttgcacatgccctTCTCTATCTGGAATGTCCTTCCTCTCTTCACACCGCACTTCCTACTCTTTCTTGGGATCTGAGCTCAACAGTCCCTTCCTCAAGGAAGGAGCCCAGATCTGTGTGGATTCTTAAATTGTTAACCGTTGACCCCAGCTAGACTGTTAGCTACACAAAGAAAAAGCCAGGTCTCTTGAATCTGCTCCGACACACGGAGTACTTAACGCGACGCCTGGCACGTGGCAGGACTCCAGCACTTGAGTAACGAGTGAACACACAAACGAAAAGGACTATGAACGCAGAGCCGTGCACACTATTTTCAGAGGTTGACGAACCCCAGAAAAGCCAGTCGGTGTTGGGTCAAACCAGctctcttggggggggggggggcggggtagaAAAAGGTCTTGGCGTGTCTCACTTTCCAATGTCTGTGGTGTCAATACTCCCACCCCGGCTGGTTTTGAGCCACCGATGATTCAGCAACCAGCTCACAGATATTCTGAAACCTTCAGAGTCGGCTCTTGCAAGCTGGAACCAACCACCGGCAGCACCCCACTGCCTGTAGCCCCTCTGTGAACCCCCAGAGGGTTTAACCTTGCTGGCACGGGCTGGACTTTCTCCCCCCGTAGCCCTGTTAAGACCACGCAACTCATCCCGACCTCTCCTATACCCCCACCACCATTTACGGTCCCGCTCCTGGGGACTGAGGTTAAGGCCAagctttctccccccccccccccccaggtaggGTATTGCCCAAGAGGCAGATCTGGAGGGGACGGCAAGGGCTGAAAGCCACACGCAAGCTCGCGATCTCCACGCCCATTTTCCAGCGGGAAGACTGAGGTCGCGAGTGTGCAAGATCAGCAGGGTTCGGGGCAGAGCGGGACTCAGGACCCCGGGGTCTGGGCTCCCGGGCGGGGTGAGCAGGGCTGGGTCTGCACTCACGTGCCACTCTGCACGCGCACCGACGACACCTTCTCCTGGTAGCCGTGGGCGTGGAAGCTGGGCACATCATCGTCTATGATTTCCATCTTCTTCCCCGTGAAGTTGGGGTTTTCATAGAGGATGATCTTGTGCTCTTGGCTGTCCTGTTGACAGGGAGTAGGGAGAGTGAGCGCGGGAGGGGGAGCGAGGGAGAGCCTTCCGGCCCCATCCGCGTGCTGCGGTGTTGGGATTAGCACACTCCATCTGCAGCCCTCTGCCCAGTACCCCTGCCACCCGAGTGCAATTGTAACTGCAGGTAAACAGCGGCCGTTTGTTGAGGTCCCACAAGCTATCTGCACGCGACACTCTGGAGTCGACACTTTAAGGCACATTCAATTCTGATAGGTCATGTTCCCCCCCATAGCCtcagcctgcttaaaaaaaaaaaaaaggcagccacAATCGACACATACAGGGACACAGGCTGGTGGTGCCCCGAAAAGGCACTTGAGATGTTTTGGCTTTCCTTCGTCACCACAtctcttcccatcttcctgtTCCTGTGACATTTTCCTTAGTCATCCCCTTTTAATCCTTTAAATACTCTTATGCTCTCTGGCAGATGAGAAAACccggggctcagagaggtaaagcagcttgcccaaggtcacacagctgggagcaCCAGAGCCAAGGTAGGAACCCGGGTCCATGGGATGCAATGTTCTCCTACCTTCCATCAAGCTCTGAGGGGAACTAGACTGTGCTGGGGAGGCTTGGGAGTGTAACTGAGCATTGCTGGGCCCGCTGTCCTCCCTAAGAGCTCACATTCTCGTAAAGAATCAGGTTCAGAAATGCACCAGAACGCCCCACCGGCACGAGTTACAAACAGGAGCTGAACTACCTTTTCTTCCACACCAATCCCaggatttcttttcatgtttacgATGGCTACTGTTTATTGCGCAATTGCTCTGTGATGCGTTCCCAACCCCGGAAAGCACCGTCTGTACAGAATAGAATGTGAGCAGCACCCCCACCAGAGCATTTTGAGGTCTTGTGAATGGAGCCCCCTGGGGTTGTGCAATGTGGCAACTCTCAGGCTGGGCATGTGGGAATCTCAGGGCCGCAGAGTcaaatatccccattttacagatgggaaaactgaggcccagggaggcgaACGGCTTCTagcaggtcacacagccaggaagcgCACCCTGCGCATTAGAAGGGTCACGATGCTGGAGGCGAAGGCCCCCTCCTGGTCCCTAAAGCCCTGGCCACAAGCAGCAGAGAGAAGAAGCAGGAAGTGACGGGAGGCTCACCACTTTGATGGGCCTCAGGGAGCTGAGGGAGTCCGTCCTCCGACTGCTGGTCCATGAGTCCCAGCGGGGGTACTCGCCCTTCTCAAACACAAACTGCTCACCCTTGCAGTTGGCTTGTTCGTAGCCCACCCAGCTgcagtggagacagagagaggagaggtcgAGCCACCCCAGGCTTCCTCTGGCAGGACCCTGGCTTAGTCTCTCAAGCcccctgggttggggggggggtggctcacACTTGCCCAGCTCACCCATCAAAATCCAGACACCTCCAGTCCAAGAGCAGAATCACCTCAGCGATCCAGAACTTAATTTTGAACAGTAAACAGtcattaataaaaataccaaaagttAGATTTTGAAAAAGACAGCAGGGGAGTGTAAAGTCCGTTTGAGAAATTCTTCCATCCAAATGCGAAAAataaaggtgggggggggggcaactgaGAATCAGATGCAGTGCTTAAATGGTCAAAACCTCCCTCGTCCAGGAAGACGCACTCCTGGGGCGCACAGACGCCCAGAGCGTGTTGGATAAGGGCGACCGGGCAGGGCCATTCTTCTGGCAGATCCTAACTTGAGTAGCACTTGAACTCTGCAGAATCCCCTGAGAACCCTGAGTTGGGGTGTGGGTCATGTAGGACCCCCAACCCCTCCAGAATCACTGACCTCTTGGGTCACCAGGGGCCACCCCCGATTCCTGAGGCTCTTGCAGAGAAGGAGTGGTCAAGGACCCACGGAGAGAGTCCCCTGCAGGCTGTGTTTCGCTCTGTGACCTGAGCAGGGCAGAATCAGATCCTACCAGCCCTCCTCTCCGGGGTCAGGGGCCCAAGGCTGCCGGCCCCCAAGTGTGCCGGTGAATCTGCTGACATCCAGCGTGGCCAGAATTTGGGAAGGGCACGGTGAAAGCAGAGCTGGGACGTCTAGCTTTAAACCGCCCAGGAGAGTGCAGATGCTCCGGGAGCCACAGACGGGCAGCTGTGCCCATGAGAGAGACTGTGTTTATCTCCCCACCTCGAGGAGCTGCCTGGCCTCCGTGTCAGGATTTGCCTATGagttcttttccttccccctcaGCGTGGTTCCTCTTATCCTACGGAGGAGGAagcccaggctcagagagggaagttcttggtccaaggtcacacagcctgaaAGTGAtcgagctgggatttgaatccagttctCTGTGACCCCAAAGCACAAACTCTCTCCATAGGCTGCCCCAAATTTCAGGGTCTAAGAGcacagtggggggagggcaggtccCCCCAGCTCCATATGCCTCACCCTGGCAGCTCCCACCGGGCGAGCCCCCCTCCCGCACCCCACCCAGGTACGTACGGTCCAGCCTGCACCAGGACGGAGCCTGCCTTCTCCACGCCGGTCTCCTTCAGGTTGGGGCAGGGCCCGCTGAGCTCGTGCGAGTGGCCCTGGAAGTTCTCTTGCTCAAAGATGATGATCTGTgacaggaggagagggtgggaccCGTCACGATGATGCGGAGGACGGAAGCAGGGcattgggggcggggagggggctcagggAGCCTCGAGGGATCCTGACGGGCTCCACTTTCGGGAGTCACAGACCCAACGCGAAAGCCAGACAGTCCTGCACCTGCCAGCTGTGAGACCTTCCTGAGCCCCTATTTCACCTCGCTGAGCCTCGGCtgccccatctgtaaaacgggaagTGACAGCGCCTACCTCACGGGGTTGCTGGAAGGGCTCAGAGAAGCACAACGGTGAGCACGCAGTATCTGCTCCGTGGGGGGGGAGGCAGAACCCTGAGAACGAAGGGACAACCTGCGGATCCCAGGCGGGCAAGTGGCAGAGTGGAAACTGGAGTCCAAGTTTGTCTGGTGCCGTTTCCGTTAAGGGCGGCGCTTTGCGAGCCAACGTGCACACAAGGCACCTGGGACCTTGACAAATGCGGTTTCCGGGGCAGCACGTCTTGGGGGTGAGGCCCCAGATTCTGCATCCCTAACGAGCTCCCAGGAGAGGTAGGGCTGTCTCCTGCTCCTGCTACAGCCGGGCCGGCACCACCAACACACCTGACCCCGTTTGGCCCCTAAGACCCCGCATACCTGTGCCTTTTCTTTAAGCCCCCACGGGCTCTGCAGGTCTCCTCCCCTGGGACACTTCTTAGGGGGCCTTCCCTCCTTAAGGGGGCTCTCATCAGCCCGGGGAAGGGGGCCAGCAGGCTCCCCATGAGGGAGGCACAATCTCTGCAAGATGaaggcgccccccccaccccgccacggCCTCGCAGCCGCCACCTTGCACGATTCCAGAGCGCGTTTGCAGCCACATGTCCCCCAGggagcgccccccaccccgccccgggtGGAGAGGCGGGCTCAGGGCAGCAGGCTCCTGGGAAGGGCAGCTGCACAATCTACATGGTCAGCACTGGCTGTGTAAACACGTCCCTCTCTCCCAGGCCGGGGATTAGCTAGAtaaaggcagggcagggaggcccGGCGGGGCTCAGAGACAAATTCCATGGGCTCAGTTCGGCCTTTATGGTCACTGACTCGACCACGAAAGGGTCAGGAGACACGGGCTCTGATGTCACCCCTGTTGCGTATCCAGCTGGGCAACTCCAGCAAGCAACTGGGTTGCTTCGCGCCTCAGCTGgcccgtctgtaaaatgggagaggCTGAGCACTCTGCAGGGTTACCGAGAAGAAGCAGGAGCAGCAACATTAGGAGCCAACGTATCATCACCCTGGCCTGGGAGACAAGGAGGAGGACCAGGGAGGTCAGCCTCTCCGTGTATTCGAACGGCCCCAGATGGCCTGGAAGCTCAGTATTGTCACCGTGACCAGTCTTGCTATGTATCCACACACGGATGCTGACATTTTACGCGATATCTAATCCTTTAAATGCGCGCTCtccaggggcgccggggtggctcaccGTCGGTGAaacgttcgacttcggctcacgtcatgatctcgtggttcatgagttcgagccccgcgtcggggatcctgtctctgtctctgtctctctctctctctctctgtctctctctcttcctgcccctcccctgctcacgcactctcttgctcaaaaataaacattataaataaataaataaataaatgtgtgcagGCCAGTGCTGCAGCCATTCATTGGCCACCTAAGTCTGAGGGACGCACTCAGGCCGTCCCAATGAAGACGCACTGTCACAGAAGGTGACACATCAGATTTTGAAGGTTTAGGATAGTCAAGAAAGAGTGCCAAAGGGCTTTCTCATAATTTTTCTATTGATTATACGTTAGGGcctattgcatttaaaaaaattttttttcaacgtttatttattttggggacagagagagacagagcatgaacgggggaggggcagagagagagggagacacagaatcggaaacaggctccaggctctgagccatcagcccagagcctgacgcggggcttgaactcacggaccgcgagatcgtgacctggctgaagtcggacgcttaaccgactgcgccacccaggtgccccaaggcctaTTGCatgtaataaaatagaatacGCAAACTAATTTCCCTGGCTCCTTTGTACCTTCTTACCGTGGCTACAGGAAATGCTAAATGGCATGGGGGCTCGATTTCTACGTCTGTGGGCCAGTGCAGCTCTAAACAGCTTGCACAGGCCTTCGTGCTCCTCCTCAGACTCATGCAGCTCTGTctcacctctgggcctttgtGCTCGCTgtgtcctctgcctggaatgttctccccGACCCCCACTCCGACTCATGTGGCCGGTGACCCGGGTCTCCCCTCCCGTGttgcctcctcagagaggcctccctGACCGCCTCAAGCTAACACCTCCTTTCCTCATTCATCCCGACTCTCTGAACTCAAGCTTCCCTGGCCGGAGAGGCCACATGTCAGACAAAAGGGCAGTGCCCGGGTGGACCCCTTGCCCAGGGTCCCTGAAGCAGGGGACCATGGGAAGGAGCCCGGCAGAGGCAGTCAGGGGAATGGTGGCTGGTAGAGGTTTGGGTGCAGACTGGGTATGATGAGTCCCCCCTCATTGGACCCTAGGAGGGCGAGAAGGATGAGGGGGCAAAGCAGGCAGTGATAACTGGTCTTAGCTGGACACCGCAGGCCAGGCCAAGCTGGTGTCCTTTGCCTCTTCACACCCACCTTGCACCGTGATTCCGATTCTCCCCAATTTACAAAGgtgggaactgaggctcagagaggtcaagtgactggCCTGAGTCACACAGCAGGTCAGGAATCCCACCTCACCTTCGGTTCACAAGCCCCCTCTTGCACGGGACTGTGGGTCCGCCCCAGCTCTGGGGAGCCCCTGTGGGCAATGGGGTATGGGGTATGGGGTGAGGCAGAGAAACGTAAGTCTCCAGAGCTGGAAGCTGGTGTCAGGAATCCTGGCCGGCCGTGGGCTGGTGCaggggacggggcgggggcggaggggggcggaATCACTGCCCCcttgtgcaagtgggggagactggagcccagagaggggcaggggcacagagcgGGAGCTTCAGGAAGGAAGACACCCACTTGGACTTTACAGAAGGGAAACTGAGTCTGGAGGAGGAGTTCTGCgtgcccccccaccctcccctgcatcATACCCACCTTGGGGTTGAGGGGCTGTGGCTTGCCCGCTTGGGTCTGGTGGTCTGAGGCCATGGTGGGTGGTCCTGTGCAGGAAAGACCTG harbors:
- the CRYBB2 gene encoding beta-crystallin B2, whose amino-acid sequence is MASDHQTQAGKPQPLNPKIIIFEQENFQGHSHELSGPCPNLKETGVEKAGSVLVQAGPWVGYEQANCKGEQFVFEKGEYPRWDSWTSSRRTDSLSSLRPIKVDSQEHKIILYENPNFTGKKMEIIDDDVPSFHAHGYQEKVSSVRVQSGTWVGYQYPGYRGLQYLLEKGDYKDSGDFGAPHPQVQSVRRIRDMQWHQRGAFHPSN